In the genome of Phocoena sinus isolate mPhoSin1 chromosome 15, mPhoSin1.pri, whole genome shotgun sequence, the window ACCTAATAGAAccagtttttctattttcagaagTTCATCAGTCTTtggtctttttattttgaagaaaggaATTCAAAGGGAAATTTAAAGGGAAATACTCAGAATTCCCTGTTCTCTCATCCTCTTAACTCCAGTCTTCACTTGGCATTTTCCTTAATAGTCTAGAGGGTTCTGGCAACTTTAGCACTAGTTTACaattgggggctgggggaaggatgAGATGTTTAATCCCTGCAATCTCTTATTTGTGTCAGGCCTTCAGATCCACTGTCAGCTTGTCTGTcttaagaatgaaagaaattatcatattttagattcagtaggaaagcttttttttttttttaaggaagaccattttaaccactttttccTAACAGTCCACTTCTTCCAAGAATTCTTTTTAAACAGTCAAAACTGGAGTTGGATATTATTTTCCTCTGAGTTTCCAACTAACAAAAatcatttacttttgtttccagGGCAGTGCTCACACTTCTTCCTTATGTGTAATTGCAGTGGAATTCTGATAATTCAGGCCTTTGTTGGTTTTTACAATTCACTTCTTGTGTCTAGATTTCTCATCTCCTTGACAGTCCCTGAATATCAATAGGTCCACTCTTGAGTGGATTTTTATCTCTCCACGCAAGATCCCATACCACCTGACTGTTCTCTGTACTTCCAAGTTTTCCCAGCCTCTAACTTTCAGATATACGTACGACTGTTAACGCTTCTTGAATGTTCTTGTAATTTGGGCATTTATGTAAGAAGTTCCAGATTTCGTTTTATCCAGTTGAAGCCTTCTTATTCTTAGTACAGTTCTTCAATTATTTggttaaatgtatttttcatgtacACATAAAGTATGTAATGTACATGATATTAGAATTATGTAGCTGCTTTGTTTAGATTACAGGAATTCACTGGACCCACCCATGCATTTAAGAGCAGGTTTCCCCACAGTTTCAAATACTATCTCAACTTTGTTCTAAATAGAACAATAGAAGTCTTGTATAGACTGCTTTTTAATTACTAGCTCCCCGTTTTTGGAAGGATACTTTTTAGGACTAAAATGAACTTGAGACTAATAGCCAAAAAATGTATTTCAGCTGAGATCTGTGTCAGTGGACCTGAATGTTGATCCCTCGCTTCAGATTGACATACCTGATGCTCTCAGTGAGAGGGATAAAGTCAAATTTACGGTGCACACCAAGGTAAGTGAAGAATGActtcagtaataaaaacagtgCCAGGTTGCAGCCTTGTTATTCACAGTGGGTGTGAGAAGAGACCTAGTGACCTGAGTGCAGTGTGGCACTCCTGCTAAGTGAGGCCCCTCCCTCCACTTGCTCCTAGTAAGCATCGGATGAGTGCTCTTCTTACAGCATTTTCTACTGTGGTGGAGCCCTGGGGCTGTGGGCTTTGCTGGTGTTTAGTGTGGCTTGTGCTCTGCTCCGTGGGGAAGCAAACCAGGCAGAGCGACAGAGCTGGAGCCACCTGCCACAGAACTCCACCTTTGTTTGTAATTTGCATGCGTGGGAAGTGCTTGCTTTTCCCATATTTACTAAGTTCTTGGCTGTCACCCCACCTATTATGATTCAGAagaggtttttttcttccagatttttaaaaaaatttactttgaagtataactgattaataatgttgtgttaatttttctcCAGATTTTTAATTTGACAAAAGCAATATGCCAATCTgtgaaaaatatagaaagtttAATTCCTTGGGATCTTTTCAGGAACATTTTTagcctcctttctccttccataCTAGTTAAAATATATTGAGTGCTTGTCTTATGCCAGGCACTTTTGTAAAGGGTTTACATGggcttaattttctctttctaacaatcttatggtattctgttatcgccatcttacaggtgaggaactGAGGTACAGGTTTAAATGAAGTAAATGGCTGAGGCACAATTTGAGTCAGGAAGTTTGAAGCTAGAGCTCTTGGTTTATGCCATCTCCAGCATAATATTGGTAATATGTTGTCTATGAGGTCCTCTCCCACGAGGTTTTCTCTGTGTACCTTGGTGGCTTGGTGGTGTTAACATACCTGTCACTCAGGCATCGTGAGGCCTACGTGATTATATCTGTTTGAGTTGGCCTGAAAGGTGGAGTTTTGTGACTAGAATTCCGTAAAGAACGTGTTGAATCTTAGCTTTGTTCTTTATTGGATCTCATTAAAAAACTGGATGTTCTATTATGCAGAATTTTCCCATAGTGCACTGCATGAAACCCAAGCCACTTTATATGAAAATAGTAGTTAACagtcacttcttttttctttacagacCACGCTGCCCACGTTTCAGAGCCCAGAGTTTTCTGTTACAAGGCAACATGAAGACTTTGTGTGGCTACACGACACTCTTATTGAAACTACAGACTACGCTGGGCTTATTGTAAGTACATTTTGGGTAATCAGATAATTACTGAAGCCAGTTTCTTCTACCTTgctgttcattttgttttgagaGACTTTTACCCACTTTTTTTTATAATAGGTTGTGAAAAAAGTCTGATTTCATTTGTCAACTAGAGTATGTGTTAGCTATTACTGGTAAAATCTAAAGTATGTGAAAATAGCGTTTTAGCTGTAAGATGAAGCATAGTCTTATATTCTGTACAATAAAAGAGAGTAAGCAGTTTCTTGGTGTAAAGTCTTGTCTACCTTTGGGTTTAGCATTTCTCTGGCATTTCCTTTCAGCCATCAAGTGGAATTGATCTCTGCTGGTGGTAGTGTGTGCTGGGTTTCTCAGGTGTGTTCTGCTGAAGGCGTAAAGGGGGCAGTTGTCTTTGTGCTTGGCCCTTGAGAGTTAATGCGTGGCTCTGGGAAGAGACTtagctgattttatttatttttattttttggctgcactgtgcagctcgcaggatcttagttccccaaccagggattgaacccgcgccctcgacagtgaaagcgcagagtcttaaccgctggactgccagggaagtcccttagccgattttaaaggagagagaaaaacggacttgaggatgtggggagggggaagggtgagttttgacagggcgagagagagtcatggacatatacacactaacaaacgtagtaaggtagatagctagggggaagcagccgcagggcacagggatattagctcggggctttgtgactgtctggaggggtgggatggggagggtgggagggagggagacgcaagagggaagacatgtgggaacatatgtatgtgtatggttgattcactttgttataaagcggagactaacacaccattgtaaagcaattataccccaataaaggtatttaaaaaaaaaaatgccacaaagaTGTCCAATAAAATTATCTAAgaagttccaaaaaaaaaaaaggagagagaaacatgGCTTTTCCTGCCAGGCCAGCTGAAGAATCTGGCCAAATAGTTAAACAAAATCAGTACTGAAGCTTTTGTTTAAGAATGTCCACACAAAATTAGAATCTTTTATCCTCTGGAATAAATTCCTTTATAAATCCAGAGATTATTATCTTCATCGTACTTCATTGGCTTCATTTTAGCATTGattgtaatatataaattaaactgACAATTGAAGCAGGATAAACTGTCATACCTACCAACTGTCCAGTGATTAACCGAACAAATGATTGCAGTCAAAGTGAGTGCCCATTGTAGGGAACACTTCTTTTAAATGGCCGAAAGGAATAAGGTTAAGAGAAAAGTGCAAGTTGATTTTCAGGCAGCCCCACTGGGCTCCCTGCCTCCTGTGCACAGGCACTGAGTTGCACATCTCGGGGGCAAGAACCCTCACGAGTTACCGCCTTGACTGCAGATTCCGCCTGCGCCTGCAAAGCCTGACTTCGACGGCCCTCGAGAGAAGATGCAGAAACTGGGAGAGGGTGAAGGGTCTATGACCAAAGAAGAATTTGCCAAGATGAAGCAAGAGCTGGAAGCGTAAGTGCATTTTCTTGATGGGGGCTCTACCCTTTGAGAATAAAAGTGGTGATGTGTGCAGAAACAAGAATCTGACAGCTAATTTCAGTTAGTTACCTGGCTATTGTCTTCTCAAACCACATTTTGCAGAGTGTGGGTGAAGGGGCCTGGTCTTTGTACGTTAGACATTGATTCCCTGGGGACTGCTGACGCTGAGTAGATGATGGTTCTATCTGTAGATCATGCTTGTCATGGAGTGTTGGTTTGGCATAAAGTGAAGAACTAAACGTTTGTCTTTATATAGAAACAAGTCTTCAGGCTGTGATAATCTACAAAACTTTCTTCCCTGAAGTTGTTTACTGGAAGTATAGTTGAAACTAGATGGCAGTGAGTGCTGCTACAAAGAAGCATTCTAAGAATAGCCACAGCTATGGCTCTTTTAATCTGGTTGTaattctttcaaagaaaaatggaTTCTTTATTCTGTATCATAGTTGGAGGTTTGCATACAGTTTCTTATGACGCCATCCTTACACTTCTTTCCGTTGGCTCCCTCCCTTCTTCGGGGTCCATCTCAGCGAGTCTCTTCAGCATGCTGCCACAGGCCCATTAGCCTGGTACCCCGTGGACAGCTCTGAGGATAGAGCGCTGAACACAACAGACAAGTTCCTACTGTTGGGAAGTTTAGAGTCATCTCTAGTGTGTATATTAAGATGAAGCCACTTAGTAGTTTCTGATGGTTCCAGGCTTTGTTAGACTCACTGCTGTGTACATGGCTGCAAAATTAAAGGGTTTTCATGGTTATAAAGAAGCCAGTGTTTTGTGCTTAAGTACACGTGGGTTTAGGCTTCACAGATGTACCCTATCAACTCTGGTTATATTGCTTCCCCTTTCGGTGGCTGTTCCACAGATTCCAAAACGAGAACTGCCTTATTACCTAGTTGGATGCTACATTATACCAAGCTGCTTTGGGTCCAGTTGAGGTGTTCTGCATGGCTGCAGGAGCAGCGCAGTGAGGTCCCAGGGAGCAGTGTTGGGTGGTCAACTGAGCTGAGGCCTTGTGCGCTTCTCTTCCAGTGAGTATCTCGCGGTCTTCAAGAAGACTGTGTCTTCCCATGAAGTCTTTCTTCAGCGGCTCTCCTCTCACCCTGTTCTCAGTAAAGATCGCAACTTTCACATTTTCCTGGAATATGATCAAGATGTAAggcatttttattccatttccatGATCCAgttaaaatgtacaaagaataTACTtgatatattttctgaaaaattgaCTTTCAAGGTTGAGTTTCTTATCAACACAACAGAAACCTTTCTTAGATGCTCCTCCCCTTGCCTACCTCCCCCAGGGCAATAGATCCAATGTGTAaggcatttttataaaatgttgcaTGTAAATATTTTGACCTTTTTCCCCTCAGTTAAGCTTGGGATTATTCAAAATTTAAGTTGATccacatttgttttattcattgaaAGGGAGACATATGCTTGCTTTTTTACAAAAATACGTTACATTTCTTGCTGTTTAGTATGTATGAGCCAAGCCTTGACCTAGACATTTCCTCACAGGTCTTCTAACCAGTGAATAATCAGCGTAACAGCACAGTAATTCTATCAAGAATTTAAAGGCACTAAGACTTGATATTGATACCTAGATAGTTTTTGAAAATATCTCCTAAGTCACACTTTTAGAATTACAACCTGTGCTTAGATTTAgctgtttatttgatattttagatCTGTTGTTAACGATGGAATTAGAGGTATCTTAAGTGTATACTTATACTAGTAAACAGTTACTTGGAATGTGTTCAGGACTTGATGGGAAATATATGTACCGTTAACTGTTTTGGATTTCTCCTTAGCTAAGTGTTAGGCGGAAAAATACCAAAGAGATGTTTGGTGGCTTTTTCAAAAGTGTGGTGAAAAGTGCTGATGAAGTTCTTTTTTCAGGAGTTAAGGTAAGTGGCCTTTAGCTGTTTGAGAAAGTTCTTCTCTTTGTGTGAATAGGTGACATTTTGTTTCTTCAGAATAGATATTTGTGAAACAAATGGTATTAGCttctgaaaaatgtaaataatttttttcaaatttggttatttttatctACTCATtgaattttcacttattttccaaaaatactCTGTTCTTTCCCAGGAGAAGGGATAAGAACCTTTCCACACTTAaatcttcattttctccttttctgtaagGAGAGGTtactcagttattttttaaaaaaaataagctacaagacCAGTATTTCATGCTATTCTCCAGAATTGCACTGTCCCCGGTAGCCCCGGCCTCAGGTGGCAGTAGAGCACTTGACAGATGCAGTTGGCTGGTGTAataaaggaactgaattttatgttttgtttacaTGCTGGATTTCAAGGACTTGATAGGAAGAAAGAACCATAAAATATGggttttacctgtttctttttataatgtgGTTACTACAAAAGTTTTAAGCGGCACATGTAGCTCACatgtttctattggacagtgctgttctAGAACATCAAATAAATGTACAAGTTTCTCACTAGCCTTGTAGGTGTGGTTTATTTCTTCACTCCTCAGCGCCCCTCCCTTCTACCATAACAGTTACTGTCTGGTGTCTGACTTTGCCACTTCAGGGCTTGAGTAGGGAGCCCAGGGTGTAGTTGCTGAGAAAGACAGGGCGTTGTCAGAAATGTGGAAGCTCTGGGGCTGTCTCTGGCACAGCTGAAGGTGTGCTGTCCCCACGCATTGCAGGGGCGTTTGGCATCCCTGGTCAGTGCCCACCAGATGCCAGCGTTGCCTCCCAGTCTGGAACCAAACACGTTTGGCAGGTGCAGGTATCCGAGGCGAGGGAGCCACCCACTGGGCGGAACTACTGCTCTAGCGGAATTGCTGGAGGTTAGAGAGGATGCTGAGTTTTACTGGGCTGTGCTAAATGGCTCTTCAAAATGGTTCTCTCTGTTGACATTTCCTGCCAGCATTTCACTTTTCCTAATCCCAGGTATAAAAAGtgcatttcaaaaaaattatttttatttccctagtcTTTAGAGGTTAAACTTCTTATGCATAAGCttgtttttttagtgtttttttctaatataaaatacatatttgtaagAAGTTTTGCTTCTtagaccttttttttccttccctttaggAAGTAGATGACTTCTTTGAGCAAGAGAAGCATTTCCTCAGTAACTATTACGATAGGATCAAGGGTTCCTGTGCAAAGGCTGACAGGATGACCAGCGCTCATAAAAGTAAATACTTTCGCCCATTAGCCCCTTAGTCTGCTAATGTGCCAGCTCTGCTCACATAAAAGGGCTATCCTTGTTCCTGCAGATGTAGCAGACGATTACATCCACACCGCAGCCTGCTTGCATAGCCTGGCTTTAGAAGAGCCCACGGTCATCAAAAAGTAAGTTTTTgttggaaaacattttctctaatcCCCTAATTGAAAACTGTTGGGTGGTAAAATGGGTAATGACTACACAGGTTCAGTTCCGCTCTTGAGCCAAGCCCATCTCGGGTGGACCATAGTCTCCAGCACTCACTTTATACTATACACCCTCTGAACATAAATACTTGTAAGACGTTTGTAGGGGACTCAGGGCACTTCTGTGCCAAATGTGATAGTTGTTGTCAAAGCCTTTATTTCTGTCAAACTTACATGTGtctgttgttgattcttttgatTTTGGAATTGTCTTTGAGAGAagtttgctttgtgttttctggCAAATGGTGCTTGCGCTTTACTCGGTAATGCCCTGGGCTGACTTGAAGAGATTTGGTTAAGGTAGCCATAAGGGTAAAGTAATGACCCCAGTCtgattttgagcatttttttatattaatttttcagtttcttcattctaGTTATttctggtgtgagatggtatagTTGGCCCCTTCCAtgtctgtgggttctgcatctaCAGCTTCAAACAATTGCAGATCgaaaatacttgtttttaaattccag includes:
- the SNX5 gene encoding sorting nexin-5 isoform X2, producing MAAVPELLQQQEEDRSKLRSVSVDLNVDPSLQIDIPDALSERDKVKFTVHTKTTLPTFQSPEFSVTRQHEDFVWLHDTLIETTDYAGLIIPPAPAKPDFDGPREKMQKLGEGEGSMTKEEFAKMKQELEAEYLAVFKKTVSSHEVFLQRLSSHPVLSKDRNFHIFLEYDQDLSVRRKNTKEMFGGFFKSVVKSADEVLFSGVKEVDDFFEQEKHFLSNYYDRIKGSCAKADRMTSAHKNVADDYIHTAACLHSLALEEPTVIKKYLLKAAELFEKLRKVESRVSSDEDLKLTELLRYYMLNIEAAKDLLYRRTKALIDYENSNKALDKARLKSKDVKLAEAHQQECCQKFEQLSESAKEELINFKRKRVAAFRKNLIEMSELEIKHARSCIDLFKN
- the SNX5 gene encoding sorting nexin-5 isoform X1, which encodes MAAVPELLQQQEEDRSKLRSVSVDLNVDPSLQIDIPDALSERDKVKFTVHTKTTLPTFQSPEFSVTRQHEDFVWLHDTLIETTDYAGLIIPPAPAKPDFDGPREKMQKLGEGEGSMTKEEFAKMKQELEAEYLAVFKKTVSSHEVFLQRLSSHPVLSKDRNFHIFLEYDQDLSVRRKNTKEMFGGFFKSVVKSADEVLFSGVKEVDDFFEQEKHFLSNYYDRIKGSCAKADRMTSAHKNVADDYIHTAACLHSLALEEPTVIKKYLLKAAELFEKLRKVESRVSSDEDLKLTELLRYYMLNIEAAKDLLYRRTKALIDYENSNKALDKARLKSKDVKLAEAHQQECCQKFEQLSESAKEELINFKRKRVAAFRKNLIEMSELEIKHARNNVSLLQSCIDLFKN
- the SNX5 gene encoding sorting nexin-5 isoform X3 encodes the protein MQKLGEGEGSMTKEEFAKMKQELEAEYLAVFKKTVSSHEVFLQRLSSHPVLSKDRNFHIFLEYDQDLSVRRKNTKEMFGGFFKSVVKSADEVLFSGVKEVDDFFEQEKHFLSNYYDRIKGSCAKADRMTSAHKNVADDYIHTAACLHSLALEEPTVIKKYLLKAAELFEKLRKVESRVSSDEDLKLTELLRYYMLNIEAAKDLLYRRTKALIDYENSNKALDKARLKSKDVKLAEAHQQECCQKFEQLSESAKEELINFKRKRVAAFRKNLIEMSELEIKHARNNVSLLQSCIDLFKN